A genomic segment from bacterium encodes:
- a CDS encoding ABC transporter ATP-binding protein, with translation MAPLLDVADVHTYYGDNHVLHGVSLSARAGEVTGMLGRNGMGKTTLIRSVIGFTPPRRGTVMFRSEEIRGLPSHEIARRGIGLVPQGRRIFPSLTVEEQLRVVARPGGRWTLDAVYELFPRLQARRHHLGGQLSGGEQQMLAIGRALMTNPALLLMDEPSEGLAPLIVRGLRDAIVQLKAMGLAVLLVEQNLPLALAVSDSCYILSRGRVVHHGPASELARDESTRRRHLGV, from the coding sequence ATGGCGCCGCTGCTCGACGTCGCCGACGTGCACACGTACTACGGCGACAACCACGTGCTGCACGGCGTCTCGCTGAGCGCGCGGGCCGGCGAGGTGACGGGGATGCTCGGGCGAAACGGCATGGGCAAGACGACCTTGATCCGCTCCGTGATCGGGTTTACGCCGCCGCGTCGCGGCACGGTGATGTTCCGCAGCGAGGAGATCCGCGGGCTGCCGAGTCACGAGATCGCGCGGCGCGGCATCGGACTCGTGCCGCAGGGACGGCGCATCTTCCCGTCGCTCACGGTGGAAGAACAGCTCCGCGTCGTCGCCCGCCCCGGAGGCCGGTGGACGCTCGACGCCGTGTACGAACTGTTCCCCCGATTGCAGGCGAGGCGACATCACCTCGGCGGGCAGTTGTCCGGCGGCGAACAGCAGATGCTGGCGATCGGGCGCGCGCTTATGACCAACCCCGCGTTGCTCTTGATGGACGAGCCGTCGGAGGGGCTGGCGCCGCTGATCGTCCGCGGGCTGCGGGACGCGATCGTGCAGCTCAAGGCGATGGGGCTGGCGGTCCTGCTGGTCGAGCAAAATCTGCCGCTCGCGCTCGCGGTGTCGGACTCCTGCTACATTCTCAGCCGAGGGCGCGTCGTGCACCACGGGCCCGCGTCGGAACTCGCCCGGGACGAGTCGACCCGACGGCGGCACCTCGGCGTCTGA